One stretch of Zingiber officinale cultivar Zhangliang chromosome 6B, Zo_v1.1, whole genome shotgun sequence DNA includes these proteins:
- the LOC121992464 gene encoding 60S ribosomal protein L32-1-like, giving the protein MAVPLLAKKIVKKRVKKFKRPQSDRKICVKTNWRRPKGIDSRVRRKFKGCTLMPNIGYGTDKKTRHYLPNRFKKFVVHNVADLELLMMHNRTYCAEIAHDVSTRKRKLIVERAAQLDIVVTNKLARLRTQEDE; this is encoded by the exons ATGGCGGTTCCTCTGCTTGCGAAGAAGATCGTGAAGAAGCGCGTCAAGAAATTCAAGAGGCCCCAAAGTGACCGCAAGATCTGCGTGAAG ACAAATTGGCGCAGACCAAAGGGTATTGATTCTCGCGTAAGAAGAAAGTTTAAAGGATGTACCTTGATGCCAAATATTGGGTATGGTACTGACAAAAAGACACGCCACTACTTGCCAAACCGATTCAAGAAATTTGTGGTCCACAATGTTGCTGATTTGGAGTTGCTTATGATGCACAACAG AACCTACTGCGCCGAAATTGCTCATGATGTATCTACAAGGAAGCGCAAGTTGATTGTTGAGCGAGCTGCACAACTTGACATTGTTGTGACCAACAAGCTTGCGAGGTTGCGCACCCAAGAAGATGAGTGA